The Vibrio nitrifigilis genome window below encodes:
- a CDS encoding DctP family TRAP transporter solute-binding subunit — MSHVECHSFSSQTPTIPNNNTYLIEHPKEGSNCIIRSPWIKTFTKLTLSIGLTAIATQASALTIKIGHFGNPNTPFDDGVKIFAQKVDQLSHGDIKVVDFPSGQLGNESQEIAALRGGLQEMLITSSSNLTRYSKPLQVLDLPFLFANDAQTDKVLLGPTGDKLLTGLNGSGLKGLTFWDNGFRDLSNSKHPITKLSDFKGLSFRVIGQPVYIDTFKALGANPVPMPFPEVYSALETKTVSGQDNPLLTVRDVKFYEVQKYLTHSRHAYSAMIVLAGKPFWSRLTDAQKEIVQKAAREAGIEQRKIMRDAVEKAENMLKKHMEVADDFAPGERAKITKAVQPVINKMLTDETRPFYKEIKADLAK; from the coding sequence GTGTCTCACGTTGAGTGTCATTCATTTTCATCTCAGACACCAACCATACCCAATAACAACACATATCTTATTGAACATCCTAAGGAAGGGAGTAACTGCATTATTCGTTCACCATGGATCAAAACCTTTACCAAATTGACGTTATCAATCGGACTCACTGCAATCGCAACACAAGCTTCTGCACTAACCATTAAAATCGGCCACTTTGGCAATCCAAACACACCTTTTGATGATGGAGTAAAAATCTTCGCGCAAAAAGTCGACCAATTATCCCATGGCGATATTAAAGTCGTTGATTTTCCAAGCGGTCAATTAGGCAACGAATCCCAAGAGATTGCCGCCCTACGCGGTGGTTTACAAGAGATGCTCATCACGTCTTCATCAAACTTGACCCGTTATTCCAAACCACTTCAAGTACTCGACCTACCTTTCCTATTCGCTAATGATGCACAAACTGACAAAGTCCTGTTAGGACCAACCGGCGATAAGTTGTTAACAGGACTCAATGGCAGTGGACTCAAAGGGCTGACTTTTTGGGACAACGGCTTTCGCGATTTATCCAACTCAAAACACCCCATCACAAAGTTATCCGACTTTAAAGGCTTAAGTTTTCGTGTGATTGGTCAGCCGGTCTACATCGATACTTTCAAAGCATTAGGCGCAAATCCGGTGCCAATGCCTTTCCCTGAAGTGTATTCAGCGCTTGAAACCAAAACGGTCAGCGGTCAAGACAACCCGCTATTAACTGTACGAGACGTGAAATTTTACGAAGTGCAAAAATACCTGACACACTCTCGCCATGCTTATTCTGCAATGATCGTATTAGCTGGTAAGCCATTCTGGTCTCGCCTAACTGATGCTCAAAAAGAGATTGTACAAAAAGCAGCACGTGAAGCAGGGATTGAGCAACGCAAAATTATGCGTGATGCTGTAGAAAAAGCAGAGAACATGCTGAAAAAACATATGGAAGTGGCTGATGATTTTGCACCGGGCGAACGTGCAAAAATTACCAAAGCAGTACAGCCCGTCATCAACAAGATGCTAACGGATGAAACTCGTCCCTTCTACAAAGAAATCAAAGCAGATTTAGCTAAGTAA
- a CDS encoding TRAP transporter small permease: MRLIHKLESMLEALVAIQLLATILTVFSNIVLRFFFNSGIPVTDEISRIIMGSLIFTGAVLALSQGSHISMTLAIDNLSIGKKKAVAVIVAAAMIFCDYLLASGAWSQATINMNNNYPLSGLPACIPYVVALICGGVMAVQTFLMLLFVLLDKMPVDRFSPGKTRKTPTPR; this comes from the coding sequence ATGCGATTGATACATAAACTTGAATCCATGCTGGAAGCGTTAGTGGCGATACAACTTCTCGCCACTATCCTCACGGTATTTTCCAATATCGTACTGCGCTTTTTCTTCAATAGCGGCATCCCCGTTACCGACGAAATATCGCGCATTATCATGGGATCATTGATATTTACTGGTGCGGTGCTCGCCTTATCTCAAGGCAGCCATATCAGTATGACGCTGGCAATCGATAACCTGTCGATAGGGAAGAAGAAAGCAGTTGCTGTCATTGTTGCAGCTGCGATGATTTTCTGTGACTACCTTCTCGCCTCTGGTGCTTGGTCTCAGGCAACGATCAACATGAATAATAACTACCCATTATCAGGCTTACCTGCCTGTATTCCTTATGTGGTGGCTTTGATCTGTGGTGGCGTTATGGCGGTGCAAACCTTCTTGATGCTGCTGTTCGTTTTACTCGACAAAATGCCGGTTGATCGTTTTTCTCCCGGCAAAACACGCAAGACACCGACCCCACGCTAA